A section of the Heliangelus exortis chromosome 27, bHelExo1.hap1, whole genome shotgun sequence genome encodes:
- the LOC139787852 gene encoding scale keratin-like, producing MSCYDLCPTTNGIAVPQPLANSCNEPCVRQCPDSTALIQPPPVVVTFPGPILSSFPQQAVVGSSGAPAFGGSLGLGGLYGSGSLYGAGSSLGYGAQYGYGSSALSTLGNGYWGPYSSRRYSRLLRGSCGPC from the coding sequence ATGTCCTGCTACGACCTGTGCCCCACCACCAATGGCATCGCCgtcccccagcccctggctaACAGCTGCAACGAGCCCTGTGTCCGCCAGTGCCCCGACTCCACAGCCCTGATCCAGCCGCCCCCAGTCGTCGTCACCTTCCCTggccccatcctcagctccttcccccagcaaGCCGTGGTGGGCTCCTCCGGAGCACCCGCCTTTGggggctccctggggctggggggactTTATGGCTCTGGAAGCCTCTACGGTGCTGGGAGCTCTCTGGGCTATGGGGCTCAGTATGGATACGGGAGCTCAGCCCTCTCCACGCTGGGGAATGGCTACTGGGGCCCCTACTCCTCCCGCCGGTACAGCCGGCTCCTCCGTGGCAGCTGTGGACCCTGCTAA